The Epinephelus lanceolatus isolate andai-2023 chromosome 11, ASM4190304v1, whole genome shotgun sequence genome window below encodes:
- the radx gene encoding RPA-related protein RADX isoform X1 — translation MEDNSSSSSMVTGFSQTSFLQRTLERLSSTQCLKVNTEEAVAVIALQRYLSEQTEGQQVDSYSYDVTITDGVWRAKCFVHPALNHLVHSNILRTGTDISITQCSFVYNERRLGHGYICIEKLRCGAQSSAVLPRIKDVSSLPMLVKHGMERSVVLQSDVPLQVSRKHYLALWNNDDPEGDIWTSGSSSSDTVLDVSKITLLCSLESCFRKTWTPLPLLVKIIHKSRLRYYGKFGLKIDYPYQAYFEVADQSGTMSLVLWNELCPEFYQRLTVGTVLYIQNYTLKQSYSNRSRPQMDHHKMKTFNSVEICLNPRKPTSVITVISPKSVLPQWGLPEVSYQFTTRSELEKLSNNSACDIIGLVTFVGRVERVKSKGNKGPEKYWTYRWIHAVDGTTDLPFILEVFSSSQPEVFSRICPMTYLVCTQMRVCRVEGSLPYLTSSCETQTFITGYHKGQPYVSDPRVKSFIQWTKTLKDNVVLQKTAVGGHYCYPRPPKTFTQSMADASAQTPLVAAADLKKELETLQYREHKKLALQGQITAVRYMKHPKTTGGTVEKEQVADACEQAAPDTHIHSSAAEETLASTLTSASAERISVSGRKRRIQTRKATESTMSRESVSAKRRHQDTEEGQEQGQEENHSESEEAQDVECHLNENQDSNVASWESSSWPMQRQEVSEHLCHGGLYQDSVSRRFTFDEKNVLLQQSNLQPARWTPGQSADTVPPMVCPGYYQVTILGINKQIAVDAAYFPVVSSDEPRAVGLPQDPHGNTMLSCLSSGFLCPLSDTASHSESALPEPEEVLATAGELEDTHVVCILDLCHLGGDKVEVLISKVYRVTEVSLD, via the exons ATGGAGGATAACTCGTCTTCCTCTTCGATGGTCACAGGTTTTTCTCAAACGTCTTTCCTCCAGAGGACGCTGGAGCGGCTATCCTCCACACAGTGTCTGAAAGTAAACACCGAGGAGGCGGTCGCTGTCATCGCACTTCAGCGGTACTTATCTGAGCAAACCGAGGGGCAGCAGGTCGACAGCTACAGCTACGATGTGACCATCACTGACGGAGTCTGGAGAGCCAAATGTTTTGTTCACCCCGCTTTGAATCACCTGGTGCACTCAAACATCCTGAGGACTGGGACTGACATCAGCATCACACAGTGCTCTTTCGTTTACAACGAGAGGAGACTGGGACACGGTTACATCTGCATTGAAAAGCTCCGCTGCGGTGCACAGAGCTCTGCTGTCCTGCCCCGTATAAAGGACGTCAGTTCACTGCCCATGCTGGTCAAGCATGGCATGGAGAGGAGTGTGGTGCTGCAGAGTGATGTTCCCCTTCAGGTGAGCCGCAAACATTACCTGGCTCTGTGGAACAACGACGACCCAGAGGGAGACATCTGGACCTCAGGGTCTTCCTCCTCTGACACAGTGCTGGACG TGTCAAAGATTACTCTTCTTTGTAGTCTGGAGTCATGCTTTAGAAAGACATGGACACCTCTCCCTCTCCTAGTGAAGATAATACACAAATCCAGATTACGGTATTATGGGAAGTTTGGGCTCAAGATTGATTACCCCTACCAG GCTTACTTTGAAGTCGCTGACCAGAGTGGGACAATGTCCCTTGTGCTATGGAACGAACTTTGTCCAGAGTTTTACCAGAGACTTACCGTAGGCACGGTGTTGTACATCCAAAACTACACCTTGAAGCAGAGTTATTCAAACCGGTCACGCCCACAAATGGACCATCACAAAATGAAGACCTTTAACTCTGTAG aaatctgCCTGAACCCTCGAAAACCTACTTCAGTCATCACTGTGATCTCACCAAAGAGTGTACTGCCTCAGTGGGGATTGCCTGAGGTTTCCTACCAGTTCACCACTAG GTCAGAGTTGGAAAAATTATCCAACAATTCTGCGTGTGACATCATTGGTTTGGTGACATTTGTCGGTCGTGTTGAAAGAGTCAAGAGTAAAGGGAACAAGG GTCCAGAAAAATACTGGACGTATCGCTGGATCCACGCAGTGGATGGAACAACTGACCTTCCTTTCATCCTGGAGGTTTTTTCCTCCTCCCAACCGGAAGTCTTCAGTCGTATATGCCCAA TGACCTACCTGGTGTGCACTCAGATGAGAGTTTGTCGAGTGGAAGGCTCGTTGCCCTACCTTACAAGCAGCTGCGAGACACAGACGTTCATCACAG GCTACCACAAAGGTCAGCCATATGTGAGTGACCCCAGAGTAAAGAGCTTCATCCAGTGGACCAAAACCCTGAAGGACAACGTTGTCCTCCAGAAGACTGCTGTTGGTGGTCATTATTGCTACCCTCGTCCCCCAAAGACATTCACCCAGTCGATGGCAGATGCCTCAG CTCAAACTCCTCTGGTTGCTGCAGCTGACTTGAAGAAGGAGTTAGAGACCCTGCAATATAGGGAGCATAAAAAACTTGCACTTCAAGGACAGATCACGGCAGTGCGGTACATGAAACATCCAAAGACCACAGGAGGAACAGTGGAGAAAGAG CAGGTGGCAGATGCATGTGAACAAGCTGCACCAGATACGCACATTCATTCGTCAGCAGCTGAAGAGACTTTGGCCTCCACTTTAACATCTGCCTCTGCTGAGAGGATCTCAGTGAGTGGAAGGAAAAGAAGAATTCAAACAAG AAAAGCCACAGAGTCGACCATGAGTCGTGAAAGCGTGTCGGCAAAAAG GAGACATCAAGACACAGAGGAAGGGCAAGAGCAGGGACAAGAGGAGAATCACTCTGAATCTGAGGAGGCTCAGGATGTAGAATGCCACCTAAATGAAAATCAGG ACTCTAATGTCGCATCATGGGAAAGCAGCAGTTGGCCGATGCAACGACAAGAAGTTTCTGAACATCTGTGTCATGGTGGTCTGTACCAGGACAGTGTGTCTCGGAGGTTCACGTTTGACGAAAAGAACGTCCTTCTGCAGCAGAGTAACCTTCAGCCAGCGCGGTGGACACCGGGGCAAAGCGCTGACACCGTCCCACCTATGGTTTGCCCGGGATACTACCAAGTAACAATATTAG GCATAAACAAGCAGATCGCCGTTGATGCTGCATATTTTCCTGTTGTGAGCTCAGATGAGCCCCGGGCTGTAGGTCTTCCTCAGGATCCCCACGGCAACACCATGCTGTCGTGCCTTTCGTCAGGCTTCCTCTGTCCGCTCAGTGACACCGCCAGCCACAGCGAATCAGCACTTCCCGAGCCAG AGGAGGTCCTAGCGACTGCTGGTGAGCTGGAGGATACTCATGTTGTGTGCATCTTGGACCTTTGCCATCTGGGTGGAGACAAGGTGGAGGTCCTGATCAGCAAAGTGTACAGAGTCACAGAGGTTTCTCTCGACTAG
- the radx gene encoding RPA-related protein RADX isoform X2 encodes MEDNSSSSSMVTGFSQTSFLQRTLERLSSTQCLKVNTEEAVAVIALQRYLSEQTEGQQVDSYSYDVTITDGVWRAKCFVHPALNHLVHSNILRTGTDISITQCSFVYNERRLGHGYICIEKLRCGAQSSAVLPRIKDVSSLPMLVKHGMERSVVLQSDVPLQVSRKHYLALWNNDDPEGDIWTSGSSSSDTVLDVSKITLLCSLESCFRKTWTPLPLLVKIIHKSRLRYYGKFGLKIDYPYQAYFEVADQSGTMSLVLWNELCPEFYQRLTVGTVLYIQNYTLKQSYSNRSRPQMDHHKMKTFNSVEICLNPRKPTSVITVISPKSVLPQWGLPEVSYQFTTRSELEKLSNNSACDIIGLVTFVGRVERVKSKGNKGPEKYWTYRWIHAVDGTTDLPFILEVFSSSQPEVFSRICPMTYLVCTQMRVCRVEGSLPYLTSSCETQTFITGYHKGQPYVSDPRVKSFIQWTKTLKDNVVLQKTAVGGHYCYPRPPKTFTQSMADASAQTPLVAAADLKKELETLQYREHKKLALQGQITAVRYMKHPKTTGGTVEKEVADACEQAAPDTHIHSSAAEETLASTLTSASAERISVSGRKRRIQTRKATESTMSRESVSAKRRHQDTEEGQEQGQEENHSESEEAQDVECHLNENQDSNVASWESSSWPMQRQEVSEHLCHGGLYQDSVSRRFTFDEKNVLLQQSNLQPARWTPGQSADTVPPMVCPGYYQVTILGINKQIAVDAAYFPVVSSDEPRAVGLPQDPHGNTMLSCLSSGFLCPLSDTASHSESALPEPEEVLATAGELEDTHVVCILDLCHLGGDKVEVLISKVYRVTEVSLD; translated from the exons ATGGAGGATAACTCGTCTTCCTCTTCGATGGTCACAGGTTTTTCTCAAACGTCTTTCCTCCAGAGGACGCTGGAGCGGCTATCCTCCACACAGTGTCTGAAAGTAAACACCGAGGAGGCGGTCGCTGTCATCGCACTTCAGCGGTACTTATCTGAGCAAACCGAGGGGCAGCAGGTCGACAGCTACAGCTACGATGTGACCATCACTGACGGAGTCTGGAGAGCCAAATGTTTTGTTCACCCCGCTTTGAATCACCTGGTGCACTCAAACATCCTGAGGACTGGGACTGACATCAGCATCACACAGTGCTCTTTCGTTTACAACGAGAGGAGACTGGGACACGGTTACATCTGCATTGAAAAGCTCCGCTGCGGTGCACAGAGCTCTGCTGTCCTGCCCCGTATAAAGGACGTCAGTTCACTGCCCATGCTGGTCAAGCATGGCATGGAGAGGAGTGTGGTGCTGCAGAGTGATGTTCCCCTTCAGGTGAGCCGCAAACATTACCTGGCTCTGTGGAACAACGACGACCCAGAGGGAGACATCTGGACCTCAGGGTCTTCCTCCTCTGACACAGTGCTGGACG TGTCAAAGATTACTCTTCTTTGTAGTCTGGAGTCATGCTTTAGAAAGACATGGACACCTCTCCCTCTCCTAGTGAAGATAATACACAAATCCAGATTACGGTATTATGGGAAGTTTGGGCTCAAGATTGATTACCCCTACCAG GCTTACTTTGAAGTCGCTGACCAGAGTGGGACAATGTCCCTTGTGCTATGGAACGAACTTTGTCCAGAGTTTTACCAGAGACTTACCGTAGGCACGGTGTTGTACATCCAAAACTACACCTTGAAGCAGAGTTATTCAAACCGGTCACGCCCACAAATGGACCATCACAAAATGAAGACCTTTAACTCTGTAG aaatctgCCTGAACCCTCGAAAACCTACTTCAGTCATCACTGTGATCTCACCAAAGAGTGTACTGCCTCAGTGGGGATTGCCTGAGGTTTCCTACCAGTTCACCACTAG GTCAGAGTTGGAAAAATTATCCAACAATTCTGCGTGTGACATCATTGGTTTGGTGACATTTGTCGGTCGTGTTGAAAGAGTCAAGAGTAAAGGGAACAAGG GTCCAGAAAAATACTGGACGTATCGCTGGATCCACGCAGTGGATGGAACAACTGACCTTCCTTTCATCCTGGAGGTTTTTTCCTCCTCCCAACCGGAAGTCTTCAGTCGTATATGCCCAA TGACCTACCTGGTGTGCACTCAGATGAGAGTTTGTCGAGTGGAAGGCTCGTTGCCCTACCTTACAAGCAGCTGCGAGACACAGACGTTCATCACAG GCTACCACAAAGGTCAGCCATATGTGAGTGACCCCAGAGTAAAGAGCTTCATCCAGTGGACCAAAACCCTGAAGGACAACGTTGTCCTCCAGAAGACTGCTGTTGGTGGTCATTATTGCTACCCTCGTCCCCCAAAGACATTCACCCAGTCGATGGCAGATGCCTCAG CTCAAACTCCTCTGGTTGCTGCAGCTGACTTGAAGAAGGAGTTAGAGACCCTGCAATATAGGGAGCATAAAAAACTTGCACTTCAAGGACAGATCACGGCAGTGCGGTACATGAAACATCCAAAGACCACAGGAGGAACAGTGGAGAAAGAG GTGGCAGATGCATGTGAACAAGCTGCACCAGATACGCACATTCATTCGTCAGCAGCTGAAGAGACTTTGGCCTCCACTTTAACATCTGCCTCTGCTGAGAGGATCTCAGTGAGTGGAAGGAAAAGAAGAATTCAAACAAG AAAAGCCACAGAGTCGACCATGAGTCGTGAAAGCGTGTCGGCAAAAAG GAGACATCAAGACACAGAGGAAGGGCAAGAGCAGGGACAAGAGGAGAATCACTCTGAATCTGAGGAGGCTCAGGATGTAGAATGCCACCTAAATGAAAATCAGG ACTCTAATGTCGCATCATGGGAAAGCAGCAGTTGGCCGATGCAACGACAAGAAGTTTCTGAACATCTGTGTCATGGTGGTCTGTACCAGGACAGTGTGTCTCGGAGGTTCACGTTTGACGAAAAGAACGTCCTTCTGCAGCAGAGTAACCTTCAGCCAGCGCGGTGGACACCGGGGCAAAGCGCTGACACCGTCCCACCTATGGTTTGCCCGGGATACTACCAAGTAACAATATTAG GCATAAACAAGCAGATCGCCGTTGATGCTGCATATTTTCCTGTTGTGAGCTCAGATGAGCCCCGGGCTGTAGGTCTTCCTCAGGATCCCCACGGCAACACCATGCTGTCGTGCCTTTCGTCAGGCTTCCTCTGTCCGCTCAGTGACACCGCCAGCCACAGCGAATCAGCACTTCCCGAGCCAG AGGAGGTCCTAGCGACTGCTGGTGAGCTGGAGGATACTCATGTTGTGTGCATCTTGGACCTTTGCCATCTGGGTGGAGACAAGGTGGAGGTCCTGATCAGCAAAGTGTACAGAGTCACAGAGGTTTCTCTCGACTAG